In the genome of Fusobacterium necrogenes, one region contains:
- the disA gene encoding DNA integrity scanning diadenylate cyclase DisA — protein sequence MDSKKLEEMLSFVTPGTALRAGLNNILEAGLGALIVVGFDENVKKITDGGFFLDCDFTPERVYELAKMDGAIILDGECQKIMYANVHLQPDRKYKSTESGTRHRTAQRTGQQTGKLVIAVSERRNVITIYKDEIRYRLKDVASIESEASQAIKTMERYKSVLDRALANLTILELDNTATLYDVATALQRFEMLRRIGDEVNSCVVELGIEGRLLNLQFQDLNQDIEEDEYDLIRDYMEDNIEYKEVKDKMKNLDDEELLEVENFSHALGYGKSYSFLDNEVSPKGYRLLGRISKLTKKDIEKLISKYNSISKLQDVPDEELSDMKISKIKIKALKSGLKRLKLTVELEKS from the coding sequence ATGGATAGTAAAAAGTTAGAAGAGATGCTATCATTTGTTACTCCAGGTACAGCCTTAAGAGCAGGATTAAATAATATATTAGAGGCTGGCTTGGGAGCTTTGATAGTAGTAGGTTTTGATGAAAATGTAAAGAAAATAACAGATGGTGGATTCTTTTTAGACTGTGATTTTACGCCGGAAAGAGTATATGAGTTAGCTAAAATGGATGGGGCTATTATTTTGGATGGAGAGTGTCAAAAAATAATGTATGCTAATGTCCATCTACAACCAGATAGAAAATATAAGTCAACTGAGAGTGGAACCAGACATAGAACAGCACAAAGAACAGGACAACAAACCGGAAAACTTGTAATTGCTGTATCAGAAAGAAGAAATGTAATAACTATTTATAAAGATGAGATAAGATATAGATTAAAAGATGTAGCTTCAATAGAGAGTGAAGCATCTCAAGCTATAAAGACAATGGAGAGATATAAATCTGTATTAGATAGAGCATTGGCTAATTTGACGATTCTTGAGTTAGATAATACAGCTACCCTTTATGACGTAGCTACAGCACTTCAAAGATTTGAAATGCTTAGAAGGATTGGAGATGAAGTCAATAGTTGTGTAGTAGAATTAGGGATAGAAGGAAGATTATTAAATTTACAATTTCAAGATTTGAACCAAGATATAGAAGAAGATGAATATGACTTAATAAGGGACTATATGGAAGATAATATAGAATATAAAGAAGTTAAAGATAAAATGAAAAATTTAGATGATGAAGAGTTACTTGAAGTAGAGAATTTTTCACATGCTCTTGGTTATGGTAAAAGCTATAGTTTTTTAGATAATGAAGTTAGTCCAAAAGGTTATAGATTACTTGGAAGAATAAGTAAATTAACTAAGAAGGATATTGAAAAGTTAATTAGTAAATACAATAGTATATCTAAGCTTCAAGACGTTCCTGATGAGGAATTATCTGATATGAAGATTAGTAAGATTAAGATAAAAGCGCTTAAAAGTGGACTGAAAAGATTGAAATTGACTGTTGAATTAGAAAAATCATAG
- a CDS encoding basic amino acid ABC transporter substrate-binding protein, translating into MKKVILFLMLILSSLSFAAKKLYVGTNAEFAPYEYLENGKMVGFDIELMDAIGEELGYEIVWNNMSFDGLLPALQMKKIDAVIAGMSQTPERQKAVTFSMPYLLFSSDEHYVIVNEESNYVKKEELNGKKIGVQIGTMQEEFAKDLGGLPQLYNSWTGALMDLQQNKIDAVIIADVSGEEYLKTMKGIKKIDVVEENFPGASIALRKGETELAEQINQAILKLDSNGVYIEILKKYFPDKINKYYEYKSKSN; encoded by the coding sequence TCTTCACTATCATTTGCAGCTAAAAAATTATATGTTGGAACTAATGCCGAATTTGCTCCTTATGAATATTTAGAAAATGGAAAAATGGTAGGATTTGATATCGAACTTATGGATGCTATTGGAGAAGAGTTAGGATATGAAATAGTTTGGAATAATATGTCTTTTGATGGACTACTTCCTGCTCTTCAAATGAAAAAAATTGATGCTGTCATAGCTGGAATGTCTCAAACACCTGAAAGACAAAAAGCTGTTACCTTCTCTATGCCTTATCTACTTTTCTCATCAGATGAGCACTATGTAATAGTTAATGAAGAGAGTAATTATGTGAAAAAAGAGGAATTAAATGGTAAAAAAATTGGAGTACAAATTGGAACTATGCAAGAGGAATTTGCTAAAGATTTAGGTGGATTACCTCAACTTTATAACTCTTGGACTGGTGCTCTAATGGACTTACAACAAAATAAAATTGATGCTGTAATCATTGCTGATGTAAGTGGAGAAGAGTATTTAAAAACTATGAAGGGAATTAAAAAAATTGATGTAGTGGAAGAAAACTTTCCAGGTGCATCTATCGCCCTAAGAAAAGGTGAAACAGAATTAGCAGAACAAATTAATCAAGCAATTTTAAAACTCGATTCAAATGGAGTATATATTGAAATATTAAAAAAATATTTCCCTGATAAAATTAATAAATATTATGAATATAAGTCAAAATCTAACTAG
- the radA gene encoding DNA repair protein RadA, with protein sequence MAKTKSFYVCNECGYKATKWTGKCPQCGSWGSFEEEVELTSSIGASIGPLGNSLKEVAGKVFSFDDVIMEENNRYRTKIGEFDRVLGGGLLCGEVVLITGNPGIGKSTLLLQVANEYTIYGEVIYISGEESPAQIKNRGERLKIKNKNLFLMSETDISKIYEYLISKNPKVVIVDSIQTLYNSVIDSIPGTPTQIRECTLKIIELAKKYGISFFIVGHITKDGKVAGPKLLEHMVDAVFNFEGEEGLFYRILRSTKNRFGSTNEIAVFNMEEDGMKEIKNSSEYFLSEREEKNIGSMVVPVLEGTKVFLLEIQTLLTEVTIGIPKRIVQGFDRNRIQILTAIAEKKMNINLSMKDLFVNIPGGLNIEDPAADLAVLISMLSISKGVEISQKIAAIGELGLRGEIRKVFFMDKRLRELEKLGFKGVYIPEANRKEIEKNKYNLKLIYLKNLEELLERMNKDG encoded by the coding sequence TGTGGATATAAGGCGACTAAATGGACAGGGAAGTGTCCACAGTGTGGTAGTTGGGGAAGTTTTGAAGAAGAAGTGGAATTAACTTCTTCAATTGGAGCTTCTATTGGACCATTGGGAAATTCTTTGAAAGAAGTTGCAGGAAAAGTATTTTCTTTTGATGATGTTATAATGGAAGAAAATAATAGGTATAGGACAAAAATTGGAGAGTTTGATAGAGTTTTAGGAGGAGGATTACTATGTGGAGAGGTAGTTTTAATAACTGGAAATCCTGGGATAGGTAAATCTACTCTATTATTACAAGTGGCTAATGAATATACTATATATGGAGAGGTAATTTATATATCTGGAGAAGAATCTCCTGCTCAGATAAAAAATAGAGGAGAGAGATTAAAAATAAAAAATAAAAATCTTTTTTTAATGTCAGAAACGGATATTTCTAAAATATATGAGTACTTAATTTCTAAAAATCCTAAAGTTGTTATTGTGGATTCGATACAAACTTTATATAATTCAGTTATAGATTCTATTCCAGGAACCCCTACGCAGATACGGGAATGTACCTTAAAAATTATAGAGTTAGCTAAAAAATATGGAATATCATTTTTTATAGTGGGACATATTACAAAGGATGGTAAGGTAGCCGGGCCTAAACTATTAGAGCACATGGTGGATGCTGTATTTAATTTTGAAGGAGAAGAGGGACTTTTTTATCGTATTTTGAGAAGCACTAAAAATAGATTTGGATCAACAAATGAAATAGCAGTATTTAACATGGAAGAAGATGGAATGAAGGAGATAAAAAATTCTTCAGAATATTTTTTAAGTGAGAGGGAAGAAAAAAATATAGGAAGTATGGTTGTTCCTGTGCTAGAAGGAACAAAGGTTTTTCTTTTAGAGATACAAACTTTACTTACAGAGGTAACAATAGGTATTCCGAAAAGAATTGTACAAGGATTTGATAGAAATAGGATACAAATACTTACAGCTATTGCAGAAAAGAAAATGAATATAAATCTCTCTATGAAAGATCTATTTGTTAATATTCCAGGTGGATTAAATATAGAGGATCCAGCAGCTGATTTAGCTGTTTTAATATCAATGCTTTCCATATCTAAGGGTGTAGAGATAAGTCAAAAGATAGCTGCTATCGGAGAATTAGGACTTAGAGGAGAGATAAGAAAAGTTTTCTTTATGGATAAAAGGCTCAGGGAGTTAGAAAAACTTGGCTTTAAGGGAGTATACATTCCTGAAGCTAATAGGAAAGAGATAGAGAAGAATAAATATAATTTAAAGTTAATATATTTAAAGAATTTAGAAGAACTTCTAGAAAGGATGAATAAAGATGGATAG